The following coding sequences lie in one Komagataeibacter sucrofermentans DSM 15973 genomic window:
- a CDS encoding EAL domain-containing protein, translated as MPRDMIDDMQVTVLPALEQTILGVVLIDEHNTVTFFNKAAEGLWHCSRQDVIGRNVNVLVPRNIRSTHDDLIRHNRETGINKIVGTSREVCVERFDGTTFWANLSLSRIAVDGKIGYMALIRDISQEVDDREKIRLLSLVVRETDRGVAILDPEFRIIYVNRAFSDMFGFGAERVTGHGLSVILAGDTTDIGILNQLHEGARNARGFTLDIRARHASGRDIWVSAAMNPVFNDSGEIENIVVVLTDITEQHFLDSLQRDTLEAISSDLGLHEVMDFICRRIEHYIPDVMPAIYLVEKDDRLKCKGRASLPLSLVKLYDTLPIGLDAACSGVAASTGSVAESPDIAHDPRWQHMREQTLHNGIKAARATPIILRNNRVAGVFTCYSRTSSLPDAACQKAVATSLHLCTLAIERQEAKEHINRLSDFDLLTSLPNRRWLRQNMPRMLRRAVRGNLMLVTVGIDNFKHINDVFGHTAGDDLIARIAGLLREVLSIDDTLVRSGGDQFTIVTNGEQQHASTLSANILRVLAVPSHIGDVPVSLSASLGVAVHPENGEDGDTLLKNAETAMFQAKANGGGHCCFFSPRMNQQASDRLILAAALRDAIAHDRLRLFYQPQVHASSGKLYGVEALSRWIDPSLGFVSPARFITVAEETGQIEAIGKWSLRAACRQMAQWIRDGVEVPVVSVNLSPLHFRDETLPQFVTELLAETGIPPESLTIEITESTMIDNYERTIRVAQKLREMGVGMSMDDFGTGFSSLSNLAGLPVNEVKIDRSFMTGLESIEKVRAVVMAVVRIGQSLGMTVVAEGVEHEEQRRLLANMDCDVLQGYMFSKPLPAEELAAWFSAYQSGGVGN; from the coding sequence ATGCCCCGCGACATGATAGACGACATGCAGGTAACCGTCCTGCCCGCGCTGGAACAGACCATTCTTGGCGTTGTCCTGATTGATGAACATAACACCGTCACCTTTTTCAACAAGGCGGCGGAGGGCCTGTGGCACTGTTCGCGGCAGGATGTGATCGGGCGCAATGTCAACGTGCTGGTGCCGCGCAACATCCGCTCCACCCATGATGACCTGATCCGCCACAACCGCGAGACCGGGATCAACAAGATCGTCGGCACCAGCCGCGAGGTCTGCGTCGAGCGTTTCGATGGCACGACCTTCTGGGCCAACCTCTCGCTGTCGCGCATCGCGGTGGATGGCAAGATCGGCTACATGGCGCTGATTCGCGATATTTCACAGGAAGTTGATGACCGCGAGAAGATCCGCCTGCTCTCGCTCGTGGTGCGCGAGACCGACCGTGGCGTGGCCATTCTCGACCCTGAATTCCGCATCATCTATGTCAATCGCGCCTTCAGCGACATGTTCGGCTTTGGCGCCGAGCGGGTGACGGGGCATGGCCTGTCGGTCATCCTCGCGGGCGATACGACCGATATCGGCATTCTCAACCAGTTGCACGAGGGCGCGCGCAACGCCCGCGGCTTCACGCTCGATATTCGCGCCCGCCACGCCAGTGGCCGCGATATCTGGGTCTCGGCGGCCATGAACCCCGTGTTCAATGACAGCGGCGAGATCGAGAACATCGTGGTGGTGCTGACCGACATTACCGAGCAGCACTTCCTTGACAGCCTGCAGCGCGACACGCTGGAAGCGATTTCAAGCGATCTGGGCCTGCATGAGGTGATGGACTTCATCTGCCGCCGCATCGAGCATTATATTCCCGATGTCATGCCCGCCATCTACCTGGTGGAAAAGGACGACCGGCTTAAATGCAAGGGCCGCGCCAGCCTGCCGCTCTCGCTGGTCAAGCTGTATGACACGCTACCCATAGGCCTCGATGCCGCCTGCTCGGGCGTTGCCGCGAGCACCGGCAGCGTGGCCGAAAGCCCGGACATTGCCCATGACCCGCGCTGGCAGCACATGCGCGAGCAGACGCTGCATAACGGCATCAAGGCCGCGCGCGCCACGCCCATCATCCTGCGCAACAACCGGGTGGCGGGCGTGTTCACCTGCTACTCGCGCACCAGTTCGCTGCCCGATGCCGCCTGCCAGAAGGCCGTGGCCACCAGCCTGCACCTGTGCACCCTGGCCATAGAGCGGCAGGAGGCGAAGGAACATATCAACCGCCTGTCCGACTTTGACCTGCTGACCAGCCTGCCCAACCGCCGCTGGCTGCGCCAGAACATGCCGCGCATGCTGCGCCGCGCCGTGCGGGGTAACCTCATGCTCGTGACCGTGGGCATAGATAACTTCAAGCATATCAACGACGTGTTCGGCCATACGGCGGGTGATGACCTGATTGCCCGCATTGCCGGCCTGCTGCGCGAGGTGCTGAGCATAGACGACACGCTGGTGCGCAGCGGTGGCGACCAGTTCACCATCGTGACCAATGGCGAGCAGCAGCATGCCTCCACGCTCAGCGCCAATATCCTGCGCGTGCTGGCCGTGCCATCGCATATTGGCGATGTGCCGGTCAGCCTCTCGGCCAGTCTTGGCGTGGCCGTTCACCCCGAAAATGGCGAGGACGGCGACACCCTGCTCAAGAATGCCGAGACCGCCATGTTCCAGGCCAAGGCGAACGGGGGCGGGCATTGCTGCTTTTTCAGCCCGCGCATGAACCAGCAGGCCAGCGACCGCCTCATTCTGGCCGCCGCCCTGCGTGATGCCATTGCCCATGACCGGCTGCGCCTGTTCTATCAGCCGCAGGTGCACGCCAGCAGCGGCAAGCTTTACGGCGTGGAGGCGCTTTCGCGCTGGATCGACCCCTCGCTTGGTTTTGTCTCGCCCGCGCGCTTCATTACCGTGGCGGAGGAAACGGGGCAGATCGAGGCCATCGGCAAATGGTCGCTGCGCGCGGCATGCCGCCAGATGGCGCAGTGGATTCGTGATGGGGTGGAGGTGCCGGTGGTTTCGGTCAACCTGTCGCCGCTGCATTTCCGTGATGAAACACTGCCCCAGTTCGTGACCGAACTGCTGGCAGAGACCGGGATCCCGCCCGAGAGCCTGACCATAGAAATTACCGAAAGCACCATGATCGACAATTACGAACGCACCATCCGCGTAGCCCAGAAGCTGCGTGAAATGGGGGTTGGCATGTCGATGGATGATTTTGGCACCGGGTTCTCCAGCCTGTCCAACCTTGCGGGCCTGCCGGTCAACGAGGTGAAGATCGACCGCAGCTTCATGACCGGGCTGGAAAGCATCGAGAAGGTGCGGGCGGTGGTGATGGCCGTGGTGCGCATTGGCCAGAGCCTGGGCATGACCGTGGTGGCCGAAGGCGTGGAACATGAAGAACAGCGCCGCCTGCTGGCCAACATGGATTGCGACGTGCTGCAGGGCTACATGTTCTCCAAGCCGCTGCCAGCGGAGGAACTGGCGGCCTGGTTCTCCGCCTATCAGTCGGGTGGCGTGGGCAACTGA
- a CDS encoding HWE histidine kinase domain-containing protein, which produces MTEQAFHQAGDEGIQPHGWLLACDARLGHIVRWSANAPAHLGLDGLETGLPLRDVIGRDATHNIRNALAMHGEAHRRPALVFGQELPCGGRYDVAIHTAGPDIMLEWEPALSERDGAHLSLLRTMIDRIREITDFDRLFRTVVRLLSGVLRYDRVMLYRFAEDGSGKVEAEHHGPNLESFLGQHFPASDMPAPSRRLYSTNLIRVIGDVAAVPVPVISPGHPLPPDLSHAHLRAGTPSHYSYMRGMDVSACASVSLMVDGRLWGMIVCHHYSAHVLNMSERIVARMFGEFVSLQITNLLRTKRLDMTRQTHGLIETFLKGAAPVADMPAYLMAHLTDMLTFVQCDGAALWVGGQWTYTGQHPPPAAMPAMLDLARARAGSQIWHTSCLTAYIPDAEQYVREAAGMMIVPISSQPGDYLLVFRGEEIRSMKWAADPAAPPRSEDEDGYFGPRSSFAVWTQQVTGACLPWSGDDMEAATLVRSALIEVMGAYHQLQLRERATADLRQRMLNEELNHRVKNILAVVQSLVSQPVEPEMTAAQHVARLRGRIRALGLAHDQAVRSDGGGLLRALLDAELAPYRERCFITCTGPRIWLTGQALSVLALVVHELATNAVKYGALGQARGRLDVAWSHDAAHDEWRITWRERGGPAVTQPRRRGFGSVLMKRGFPHELGGATHAHFHPDGLEVIMHLPCRHVRPAPDMETPDAAPAPLHAEAPKENPVLDADILLVEDQFLIAMEAESAIEEINIGQVRTVASVYEAMNAISARVPDVAILDVNLGGENSLEVARILQARGVPFIFATGYADRTMIPPELRDVPVERKPYSARALAEKIRQIVS; this is translated from the coding sequence ATGACTGAACAGGCATTCCACCAGGCAGGAGATGAAGGCATCCAGCCCCATGGCTGGCTGCTGGCGTGCGATGCGCGGCTGGGGCACATCGTGCGCTGGTCGGCCAACGCCCCGGCGCATCTGGGGCTTGACGGGCTGGAGACGGGCCTGCCGCTGCGCGATGTGATCGGCCGCGACGCCACCCACAACATCCGCAACGCGCTGGCCATGCATGGCGAGGCCCATCGCCGCCCGGCGCTGGTCTTTGGCCAGGAACTGCCCTGTGGCGGGCGGTATGACGTGGCCATCCACACCGCAGGCCCCGACATCATGCTGGAATGGGAGCCCGCCCTGAGCGAACGCGACGGTGCGCACCTGTCGCTGCTGCGCACCATGATCGACCGCATCCGCGAGATTACCGACTTTGACCGGCTGTTCCGCACGGTCGTGCGCCTGCTCTCGGGCGTGCTGCGCTATGACCGCGTCATGCTCTACCGCTTTGCCGAGGACGGATCGGGCAAGGTCGAGGCCGAGCATCACGGCCCCAACCTCGAAAGTTTCCTGGGCCAGCACTTCCCCGCCTCCGACATGCCCGCCCCCTCGCGCAGGCTTTACAGCACCAACCTCATCCGCGTGATCGGCGACGTGGCGGCCGTGCCCGTGCCCGTGATCTCGCCGGGCCATCCCCTGCCGCCCGACCTGTCGCACGCCCATCTGCGCGCGGGCACGCCAAGCCATTACAGCTACATGCGCGGCATGGACGTTTCAGCCTGCGCGTCGGTCTCGCTGATGGTGGATGGCCGCCTGTGGGGCATGATCGTGTGTCATCACTACAGCGCCCATGTGCTCAACATGAGCGAGCGCATCGTGGCGCGCATGTTTGGCGAGTTCGTCTCGCTCCAGATCACCAACCTGCTGCGCACCAAGCGTCTGGACATGACGCGCCAGACCCATGGGCTGATCGAAACCTTCCTCAAGGGCGCGGCCCCCGTGGCGGACATGCCCGCCTACCTCATGGCGCATCTGACCGACATGCTCACCTTCGTGCAGTGCGATGGCGCGGCATTATGGGTGGGCGGCCAGTGGACCTATACCGGCCAGCACCCGCCGCCCGCGGCCATGCCAGCCATGCTGGACCTTGCCCGCGCCCGCGCAGGCAGCCAGATCTGGCATACAAGCTGCCTGACCGCCTACATCCCCGATGCCGAACAGTATGTGCGCGAGGCGGCGGGGATGATGATCGTGCCGATTTCGTCGCAGCCCGGCGATTACCTGCTGGTGTTCCGTGGCGAGGAAATACGCAGCATGAAGTGGGCCGCCGACCCCGCCGCCCCACCCCGGAGCGAAGATGAAGACGGCTATTTCGGCCCGCGCAGCAGTTTTGCGGTCTGGACCCAGCAGGTTACCGGCGCCTGCCTGCCGTGGTCGGGCGATGACATGGAGGCTGCGACGCTGGTCCGTTCCGCGCTGATCGAGGTCATGGGCGCCTACCACCAGTTACAACTGCGTGAACGCGCCACCGCCGACCTGCGCCAGCGCATGCTCAACGAGGAACTGAACCACCGGGTCAAGAACATTCTGGCCGTGGTGCAATCGCTGGTCAGCCAGCCGGTGGAACCCGAAATGACGGCGGCCCAGCATGTCGCGCGCCTGCGCGGGCGCATCCGCGCGCTGGGGCTGGCGCATGACCAGGCCGTGCGCAGCGATGGCGGCGGCCTGCTGCGCGCCCTTCTTGATGCGGAACTCGCGCCCTACCGCGAGCGTTGCTTCATCACCTGCACCGGCCCGCGCATCTGGCTGACAGGCCAGGCGCTGTCGGTGCTGGCGCTGGTGGTGCATGAACTGGCCACCAACGCCGTCAAATACGGGGCGCTGGGTCAGGCGCGCGGGCGGCTTGATGTGGCATGGTCGCATGATGCGGCACACGATGAGTGGCGCATTACATGGCGCGAGCGTGGTGGCCCTGCCGTCACCCAACCCCGACGCCGGGGTTTTGGCTCGGTGCTGATGAAGCGCGGCTTTCCGCATGAACTCGGCGGGGCCACGCATGCGCATTTCCACCCTGACGGGCTGGAGGTGATCATGCACCTGCCCTGCCGCCATGTCAGACCCGCCCCGGATATGGAAACCCCGGACGCCGCCCCTGCTCCGTTACACGCTGAGGCCCCAAAGGAGAATCCCGTGCTCGATGCTGACATCCTGCTGGTGGAAGACCAGTTCCTCATTGCCATGGAAGCCGAAAGCGCGATTGAGGAAATCAATATCGGGCAGGTCCGCACCGTCGCCTCGGTCTATGAAGCGATGAATGCCATCAGCGCGCGCGTGCCGGATGTGGCGATACTTGATGTAAACCTCGGCGGTGAAAACTCGCTTGAGGTCGCGCGCATCCTTCAGGCGCGGGGCGTGCCCTTCATCTTCGCCACCGGCTATGCCGACCGCACCATGATCCCGCCCGAGCTGCGCGACGTGCCGGTTGAGCGCAAGCCCTATTCAGCGCGCGCTCTGGCGGAAAAAATACGCCAGATCGTATCCTGA
- a CDS encoding sorbosone dehydrogenase family protein has protein sequence MKRLPGLFRASFSGMASMTALSLCTPAQAAPQPDALQVPSGFHVSVVSDHVPGARELARGARGTIFAGSRGPGKVYAITGVDGGGPVMVRTIAQGLTLPVGVAYHDGDLYVSDTQRIVVLRDIENHLDKPPKPETVADNLPYRMGDHSWKFIAFGPDNRLYVPIGAPCNICDVGHDFGRIISMAPDGTDRRDVAFGIRNTVGFTWQPGSGTMWFTDNGRDNMGDDMPSDELNRLDTPDQSFGYPYCHQGNVPDPEFGRQHACSEFTPPALLLGAHVAALGLRFYEGTQFPAAYHGNLIIAEHGSWNRSQLAGYQVVNVAFDADGKPRAPQVLVGGFRQGQHAWGRPADVLPLPDGSVLISDDLSGTVYRLSYGGAAPTP, from the coding sequence ATGAAACGCCTTCCCGGTCTCTTTCGTGCTTCTTTCTCCGGTATGGCCAGTATGACGGCCCTCAGCCTGTGCACCCCCGCCCAGGCGGCCCCCCAACCCGATGCGCTGCAGGTGCCATCGGGGTTTCATGTCAGCGTGGTCTCGGATCACGTGCCGGGCGCGCGTGAACTCGCCCGTGGCGCGCGGGGCACCATCTTCGCGGGCAGCCGGGGGCCGGGCAAGGTCTATGCCATTACGGGCGTGGACGGGGGCGGGCCGGTAATGGTGCGCACCATTGCCCAGGGGCTGACCCTGCCGGTGGGCGTGGCCTACCATGATGGCGACCTGTATGTGTCCGACACGCAGCGTATTGTCGTGCTGCGTGATATCGAAAATCACCTCGACAAACCGCCCAAACCCGAAACCGTGGCTGACAACCTGCCCTACCGCATGGGCGACCATTCATGGAAATTCATTGCCTTCGGGCCAGATAACCGGCTGTACGTGCCCATCGGCGCACCGTGCAACATCTGCGACGTGGGGCATGATTTTGGCCGGATCATCAGCATGGCGCCTGATGGCACCGACCGGCGGGACGTGGCGTTTGGCATTCGCAACACGGTCGGATTCACATGGCAGCCCGGCAGCGGCACCATGTGGTTTACCGATAACGGGCGCGACAATATGGGCGATGACATGCCATCGGATGAACTCAACCGGCTTGATACGCCCGACCAGTCCTTTGGTTATCCCTACTGCCACCAGGGCAACGTGCCGGACCCGGAATTTGGCAGGCAGCATGCCTGCTCCGAATTCACGCCGCCCGCCCTGCTGCTCGGCGCGCATGTGGCAGCGCTCGGCCTGCGGTTTTATGAGGGCACCCAGTTTCCCGCCGCCTATCACGGCAACCTCATCATTGCCGAGCACGGATCATGGAACCGCAGCCAGCTTGCGGGTTATCAGGTCGTGAACGTGGCGTTCGACGCGGATGGCAAGCCCAGGGCGCCGCAGGTGCTCGTGGGCGGGTTCCGGCAGGGGCAGCATGCATGGGGGCGGCCAGCGGACGTGCTACCCCTGCCCGATGGCAGCGTGCTGATCAGCGATGATCTGTCCGGCACGGTCTATCGCCTGAGCTATGGCGGGGCCGCACCCACGCCGTAA
- a CDS encoding cupin domain-containing protein, with the protein MRKTLMFAALLILPGMTAQAARPPTTPAPAILPDTTQPTPPQRLYRHLWADDKGVSHITTCPVHDFFLKSMSPPAGPQWQDPMAPQMATIMMTVQPAHWNGTWHPDPKPQWIIPLQGRWYVRAMDGTRVEMGPGDILLGEDQAVRPMAKGPFRGKKGHDAGNVGDGPVTLMVIQSEAAPVTNQPCRYN; encoded by the coding sequence ATGCGCAAAACGCTCATGTTCGCCGCCCTGCTCATTCTGCCCGGCATGACCGCGCAGGCTGCGCGTCCCCCTACAACGCCAGCCCCTGCCATACTGCCCGATACGACCCAGCCCACCCCGCCACAGCGGCTGTACCGGCATTTATGGGCCGACGACAAAGGTGTGAGCCATATCACCACCTGCCCGGTGCATGATTTTTTTCTTAAAAGCATGTCGCCCCCTGCCGGGCCGCAATGGCAGGACCCCATGGCCCCGCAGATGGCGACCATCATGATGACGGTCCAGCCCGCTCACTGGAATGGCACCTGGCACCCCGACCCCAAGCCACAGTGGATCATTCCGCTGCAGGGACGGTGGTATGTGCGGGCAATGGATGGCACGCGGGTGGAAATGGGCCCCGGCGACATCCTGCTTGGCGAGGATCAGGCCGTGCGGCCCATGGCCAAAGGCCCCTTTCGTGGCAAAAAAGGCCATGATGCGGGCAATGTAGGCGATGGTCCGGTCACGCTCATGGTGATCCAGTCCGAGGCGGCACCGGTTACGAACCAGCCCTGCCGCTACAATTGA
- a CDS encoding amidohydrolase family protein: MIDILICDAHLYIDREWEIPDGWIAIRENRVHAVGAAGQPRPEARRVISARGRLVTPGLVNAHHHMIQNLTRSYAPVTRSKLFTWLQELYPLWTVLDEEATYVATYVAMVELLMGGCTTSMDHMYVHPRPGLIDAQFRAARDIGFRFYATRGSMTRSVEDGGLPPAALVQDEEAIMADCERLVGLFHDRAPGAMGRVALGPASLFSASDRVMRESVALAERHDLRLHTHLAEDMEEDDYSLSVYGCTPTEHFEQMGWASPRSWVAHYIYPSSSEIDRLAQAGVSVVQCPGSNMMIGGGSADVQNLQERGMRVGLGCNGSATTDHASMWMETRNAMLLGRMRGGPESMGAREALNMATRGGAACLGWEDEIGHLRPGACADLVIWHMSDVALAGALTDPVEAWLRCGPAVAGTTIVNGRVLVENCEPNLPGLTDILREHARHARRIQRLD; the protein is encoded by the coding sequence ATGATCGATATCCTGATTTGTGATGCCCACCTTTACATTGACCGTGAATGGGAAATTCCTGATGGCTGGATAGCGATCAGGGAAAATCGCGTCCACGCCGTTGGCGCCGCAGGGCAGCCCCGGCCCGAGGCCCGTCGCGTCATAAGCGCGCGCGGGCGGCTGGTCACGCCTGGCCTGGTCAATGCCCATCACCACATGATCCAGAATCTGACGCGTTCGTACGCGCCGGTCACGCGCAGCAAGCTCTTCACGTGGCTGCAGGAACTGTATCCCCTGTGGACCGTGCTTGATGAGGAGGCGACCTATGTCGCCACCTATGTGGCCATGGTGGAACTGCTGATGGGCGGGTGCACCACCTCGATGGATCATATGTACGTCCATCCCCGGCCCGGCCTGATCGATGCGCAGTTCCGCGCGGCGCGTGACATCGGGTTCCGTTTCTACGCGACACGCGGCAGCATGACCCGCTCGGTGGAAGATGGTGGCCTGCCCCCCGCCGCCCTCGTGCAGGATGAAGAGGCCATCATGGCCGATTGCGAGCGGCTGGTCGGTCTTTTCCATGATCGCGCGCCCGGCGCCATGGGGCGGGTTGCCCTTGGCCCGGCATCGCTGTTCTCGGCCTCCGATCGCGTCATGCGGGAGTCCGTGGCGCTGGCCGAGCGCCATGACCTGCGCCTGCATACCCATCTGGCCGAGGACATGGAGGAAGATGACTACAGCCTGAGCGTTTATGGCTGCACGCCAACCGAGCATTTCGAGCAGATGGGCTGGGCCAGCCCGCGCTCATGGGTTGCCCATTACATCTATCCTTCCTCATCCGAGATCGATCGCCTGGCGCAGGCCGGGGTGAGTGTGGTGCAGTGTCCCGGCTCGAACATGATGATCGGCGGTGGCAGCGCCGACGTACAGAACCTGCAGGAGCGCGGCATGCGCGTGGGGCTGGGCTGCAATGGTTCGGCCACGACCGATCATGCCTCGATGTGGATGGAAACCCGCAACGCCATGCTGCTTGGCCGCATGCGCGGCGGCCCGGAATCCATGGGCGCGCGTGAGGCGCTGAACATGGCCACGCGGGGCGGAGCCGCCTGCCTGGGGTGGGAGGACGAGATCGGTCATCTGCGCCCCGGCGCCTGCGCGGATCTTGTGATCTGGCATATGTCCGACGTGGCGCTGGCGGGCGCGCTGACCGATCCGGTCGAGGCCTGGCTGCGCTGTGGCCCCGCCGTGGCGGGCACCACGATCGTCAACGGTCGCGTGCTGGTGGAGAACTGCGAGCCCAACTTGCCGGGGCTGACCGATATCCTGCGTGAGCATGCCCGACATGCGCGGCGCATCCAGCGCCTCGACTGA
- a CDS encoding YoaK family protein — MLVHEGPSRSIRTDLRLGCTLAAVAGGVNATGFLAVGAYAANMTGNLSAMATGLAQGGRMTVLCSLGLVVAFVAGAMVATLRLRAGYRRGVACIHARIIVLEGIVLVALGLTSPCLPTRPGVGVLGYGLAFLMGMQNATVTHISGARVRTTHMTGMLTDLGLELAQWMENRTRPSPDVTTRLRLHGAIIASFVLGGSAGALGYGLWGARALTGLGAGLILLALPAVLRGRWRA, encoded by the coding sequence ATGCTGGTTCACGAAGGCCCATCGCGCAGTATCAGAACCGACCTCAGGCTGGGCTGCACGCTTGCCGCGGTGGCAGGCGGCGTCAATGCGACCGGTTTTCTGGCAGTCGGTGCCTATGCCGCGAACATGACAGGCAACCTTTCTGCCATGGCGACAGGGCTGGCGCAGGGCGGGCGCATGACCGTGCTGTGTAGCCTGGGGCTGGTCGTGGCCTTCGTGGCGGGGGCCATGGTGGCAACGCTGCGCCTCAGGGCCGGATACAGGCGAGGCGTGGCGTGCATACATGCCCGCATCATCGTGCTGGAGGGCATCGTACTCGTGGCGCTGGGACTGACCTCACCCTGTCTGCCCACGCGGCCAGGCGTGGGCGTGCTGGGCTATGGCCTTGCTTTCCTTATGGGGATGCAGAACGCAACGGTCACCCATATTTCAGGTGCGCGGGTACGCACCACGCACATGACCGGCATGCTCACCGACCTCGGGCTGGAACTGGCCCAGTGGATGGAAAACCGCACGCGCCCCTCGCCTGACGTGACAACCCGGCTGCGCCTTCATGGGGCGATCATCGCCTCCTTCGTGCTGGGCGGCAGCGCGGGCGCCCTGGGTTACGGGTTGTGGGGCGCGCGGGCACTCACGGGGCTGGGGGCGGGGCTGATCCTGCTTGCGCTGCCTGCCGTCCTGCGGGGTAGATGGCGGGCATAA
- a CDS encoding YbaK/EbsC family protein — protein sequence MTQQTKATEFLTASDVPFSVHHYEYAPGGGLIGMQAASSIGANPACVLKTLVVEVDRTTPVCLVVPADHRVNFKAVAALFGGRNARMMPPEKSAALTGFRSGGTSPFGQANPMPVVLSAAAMAQPTVYINAGDQGLVVSLAPADAQKAVAAEVADISAPPPASKG from the coding sequence ATGACACAACAGACAAAGGCTACCGAATTTCTCACCGCCAGTGACGTGCCCTTTTCGGTGCACCATTATGAATACGCGCCCGGCGGCGGGCTGATCGGCATGCAGGCGGCATCCTCCATCGGGGCCAACCCCGCCTGCGTGCTCAAGACCCTGGTGGTGGAGGTGGACCGCACAACACCTGTCTGCCTTGTGGTGCCGGCTGACCACAGGGTCAACTTCAAGGCGGTCGCGGCCCTGTTCGGGGGGCGCAACGCCCGCATGATGCCACCGGAAAAATCCGCCGCGCTGACCGGTTTCCGCTCCGGTGGCACCAGCCCGTTCGGGCAGGCCAACCCGATGCCTGTCGTGCTGTCGGCTGCGGCCATGGCGCAACCCACGGTCTATATCAATGCGGGCGACCAGGGGCTTGTCGTCTCGCTTGCCCCGGCCGATGCCCAGAAAGCCGTCGCAGCCGAGGTGGCCGATATTTCGGCCCCGCCCCCCGCCAGCAAGGGCTGA
- a CDS encoding DMT family transporter gives MNNKTLTARMLPFAAAVAILSWASAYPVVRIALRDMPPVPLAAIRYAVAAVLAAVWLACRRVPPPAWRDVPRVLACAGIGISLYNVLFNIGEVTVSAGAASLLISSSPLLTALIAMPVLGERLTGWGWAGSVLSFSGVILIAGSQSGGIAFGSGATMLLAAALCAAIYTIMLRQLMPRYGALPTIAYILMAGALLLVPWLPRACVVVAHAPWSCTAAVIELGLFPAALGYGAWTFVISHMGAARGSALLYALPPATILLAFALTGEVPAARTLLGGGVVMLGVVIMNTWGHPARRQPSRG, from the coding sequence ATGAACAACAAGACCCTGACAGCCCGCATGCTGCCATTTGCCGCGGCAGTGGCCATCCTGTCGTGGGCCAGCGCTTACCCGGTGGTGCGCATTGCGCTGCGTGACATGCCGCCGGTGCCGCTGGCCGCGATCCGTTACGCGGTGGCAGCGGTGCTGGCGGCCGTATGGCTGGCCTGCAGGCGCGTGCCGCCGCCCGCATGGCGCGACGTGCCACGCGTGCTTGCCTGCGCGGGCATTGGCATTTCACTTTATAATGTACTCTTCAACATCGGCGAGGTTACGGTCTCGGCCGGGGCGGCGAGCCTGCTCATCAGTTCCTCTCCGCTGCTGACCGCGCTGATTGCCATGCCCGTTCTGGGCGAGCGGCTGACCGGGTGGGGCTGGGCAGGCTCCGTGCTCAGTTTCTCGGGCGTGATCCTGATCGCGGGCAGTCAGTCAGGCGGCATCGCCTTCGGCTCGGGGGCGACGATGCTGCTGGCCGCGGCCCTGTGCGCCGCGATCTATACCATCATGCTGCGCCAGCTCATGCCGCGCTACGGGGCACTGCCCACCATCGCCTACATCCTCATGGCGGGGGCGCTGCTGCTTGTGCCGTGGCTGCCCCGCGCCTGCGTGGTTGTTGCCCATGCGCCGTGGTCGTGCACGGCGGCGGTGATTGAGCTGGGCCTCTTTCCCGCGGCCCTGGGCTATGGCGCATGGACCTTCGTAATCAGCCACATGGGCGCCGCGCGGGGCTCCGCGCTGCTCTATGCCCTGCCCCCCGCCACCATACTGCTGGCCTTTGCCCTGACGGGGGAAGTGCCCGCAGCCCGCACGCTGCTTGGCGGTGGAGTGGTCATGCTGGGGGTCGTGATCATGAACACATGGGGCCACCCGGCACGGCGGCAGCCCTCACGGGGCTGA